A part of Rhizobium etli CFN 42 genomic DNA contains:
- a CDS encoding cytochrome P450, whose protein sequence is MSEQSLPTLPMWRVDHIEPSPEMLALRAKGPIHRVRLPSGHECWWVTGYDEAKAVLSDAAFLPAGMPPADFTPDSVILGSPGWLVSHEGDEHARLRTIVAPAFSNSRVKLLTQQVEAITVQLFDTLAVQPQPADLRRHLSFPLPAKVISALMGVPFEEHAFFAGLSDEVMTHQHESGPRSASGLAWEELRAYIHGKIRGKRQDPGDNLLTDLLAAVDQGKATEEEAIGLAAGVLVAGHESTVAQIEFGLLAMFRHPQQRERLVRDPSLVDKAVEEILRMYSPGAGWDGIMRYPRTDVTIAGVHIPAESKVLVGLPATSFDPCHFKDPEVFDIGRDANPHLAFSYGQHNCIGAALARLELKAIFGSIFQRFPALRLAVAPEELKLRKEIITGGFEEMPVLWCGRPPASQSSHLAAPGAHRSDQPLDR, encoded by the coding sequence ATGTCCGAACAATCCTTGCCGACGCTGCCGATGTGGCGGGTCGATCACATCGAGCCCTCGCCCGAGATGTTAGCGCTACGCGCCAAAGGTCCGATCCACCGCGTGCGCCTTCCGTCCGGGCACGAATGCTGGTGGGTGACAGGCTATGACGAGGCCAAGGCGGTTCTGTCTGACGCGGCATTCCTGCCCGCGGGAATGCCTCCGGCGGATTTCACCCCCGATTCGGTCATTCTCGGTTCGCCGGGATGGCTGGTCTCGCACGAAGGGGACGAGCATGCTCGGTTACGCACGATCGTGGCGCCGGCCTTCAGCAACAGCAGGGTGAAGCTGCTTACGCAGCAGGTCGAGGCGATCACCGTGCAGTTGTTCGATACGCTGGCGGTTCAGCCCCAGCCCGCAGACTTGCGACGCCATCTCTCCTTTCCGCTTCCGGCCAAGGTAATCAGCGCGCTGATGGGCGTGCCCTTCGAGGAACACGCCTTTTTCGCAGGGCTCTCCGACGAGGTGATGACGCACCAGCATGAAAGCGGCCCGCGCAGCGCGTCCGGCCTGGCCTGGGAAGAGCTCCGCGCCTACATCCACGGCAAAATACGGGGCAAGCGACAGGATCCGGGCGATAACCTGCTGACGGATCTGCTAGCCGCGGTCGACCAGGGCAAAGCGACCGAGGAAGAGGCGATCGGCCTCGCGGCGGGCGTGCTGGTGGCGGGGCACGAGAGCACCGTCGCGCAGATCGAATTCGGCCTGCTGGCCATGTTTCGCCATCCGCAACAGCGCGAACGCCTGGTCCGCGATCCTTCCCTGGTTGACAAGGCGGTGGAAGAAATACTGCGCATGTATTCGCCTGGCGCGGGGTGGGACGGCATCATGCGCTATCCCCGGACCGACGTTACCATCGCGGGCGTGCATATACCCGCGGAGAGCAAAGTACTGGTCGGCCTGCCGGCGACCTCGTTTGATCCGTGCCATTTCAAAGACCCGGAAGTCTTCGACATCGGACGCGACGCAAATCCCCACCTGGCGTTCTCCTACGGGCAGCACAATTGCATCGGGGCGGCGCTGGCGAGGCTGGAACTGAAGGCCATATTCGGTTCGATCTTCCAGCGCTTTCCCGCGTTGCGCCTGGCCGTGGCGCCCGAAGAACTGAAGTTGCGCAAGGAGATCATCACCGGCGGGTTCGAGGAGATGCCGGTGCTCTGGTGCGGACGCCCCCCGGCATCGCAATCTTCTCATTTGGCGGCGCCTGGCGCGCACCGGTCAGATCAGCCACTCGACAGGTAA
- a CDS encoding cytochrome P450, giving the protein MFDFNRLQNPHLPLGQGPHLCLGAALARLELGSVFPPPFVRPEDLALAIAAEGVVYTLP; this is encoded by the coding sequence ATGTTCGATTTCAACCGGCTGCAAAACCCGCACCTGCCGCTCGGCCAGGGGCCGCATCTGTGCCTGGGCGCTGCGCTGGCGCGCCTGGAATTGGGAAGTGTCTTCCCCCCGCCGTTCGTGCGGCCGGAGGATCTGGCGCTGGCAATCGCCGCAGAGGGCGTGGTCTACACGTTGCCTTAA
- a CDS encoding IS110-like element ISRel25 family transposase, which produces MTDCDITAFTPVLAAIDVSKERHEVLIEAPDKKRRRRVIVLNNLDEFDRLIGLLRSYQRPVRVAFEATGNYHRALAYRLGLAGFEIKLISSIALARTREALHNSWDKNDPKDAQVILHMMTIGAEQFYHDPLMRGTNDIQELSKTHDMISRSKTELWHRILTHYLPLYFPEADRFHRSSRSDWFFAFLELFPSPHFIAAMNKDAFIKAAWEVVGRKVGKERLLADIYATSARSIGLPVAPDSDAICMFRMILAEGRSLIAQRNEIEARAVAMLKDNADYQLLCTIPGIGPINALTIMAEAGDLRRFQHHRQFLKFCGMDLATIQSGMFRGQTKLSKYGNARLRRTLWMAAQVAILQRANSFRDKFERYITKDRHNTHLRRKASTAIAAKMARTVHAVIKSGEPYRPFFEGTIHSGRTLL; this is translated from the coding sequence ATGACCGATTGTGACATTACCGCATTTACCCCCGTTCTGGCAGCTATCGATGTTTCCAAAGAACGCCACGAGGTGCTGATCGAAGCACCGGACAAAAAGCGTCGACGTCGAGTGATCGTGCTCAACAATCTCGATGAGTTCGATCGCCTCATCGGCCTGCTGCGTAGCTATCAGCGTCCTGTCCGTGTCGCCTTTGAGGCAACGGGAAACTATCATCGCGCATTGGCATATCGGCTCGGCTTAGCGGGCTTCGAGATCAAATTGATCTCGTCCATCGCACTGGCTCGGACCAGGGAGGCACTGCATAATTCCTGGGATAAAAATGATCCAAAGGATGCCCAGGTTATCCTCCATATGATGACCATTGGTGCCGAGCAGTTCTACCATGACCCGTTGATGCGCGGCACCAACGACATTCAGGAGTTGTCGAAGACCCACGATATGATCTCAAGGTCGAAGACCGAACTGTGGCATCGGATTCTGACGCATTACCTGCCGTTGTATTTCCCTGAAGCGGATCGCTTCCACCGCAGTTCGCGCAGCGACTGGTTCTTTGCTTTCCTTGAACTGTTTCCGTCTCCGCACTTCATCGCAGCCATGAACAAGGACGCTTTCATCAAAGCTGCCTGGGAGGTGGTTGGTCGCAAAGTTGGCAAAGAGCGTTTGTTGGCAGATATTTACGCAACGTCCGCCCGTTCGATAGGCCTTCCAGTTGCACCGGACTCTGACGCTATCTGCATGTTTCGTATGATCCTGGCCGAGGGCAGAAGCCTAATCGCCCAACGTAATGAGATCGAGGCGCGTGCGGTTGCGATGCTGAAGGACAACGCAGATTACCAGCTCTTATGCACAATCCCCGGCATTGGCCCAATCAATGCTCTGACAATCATGGCAGAAGCTGGGGACCTGCGCCGGTTTCAACACCATCGCCAGTTCCTGAAGTTCTGCGGCATGGATCTTGCGACAATCCAGTCAGGAATGTTTCGAGGCCAGACCAAACTCTCCAAATATGGAAATGCACGGCTGAGGCGGACCTTATGGATGGCAGCTCAAGTCGCGATATTGCAGCGCGCCAACAGCTTCCGCGACAAGTTCGAGCGATACATCACCAAGGACCGTCACAACACCCATTTACGTCGCAAGGCGTCAACAGCAATCGCCGCCAAGATGGCCCGCACCGTACATGCGGTTATCAAAAGCGGTGAACCTTATCGCCCCTTCTTTGAAGGGACGATCCACAGCGGAAGGACCCTTCTCTGA
- a CDS encoding DUF3846 domain-containing protein: MENFVYLLEPESAIFRAAELPDRNSIASIAGLIGSDLIQMIRFDDMHSLFVGEEALRVGLTAFTIFDGYPIPLAGQIALLGGDGSKPYRSPSITMTEAARRFECCRPVLDPVFVPMDRVANKGLIVAGALEGLQVRIDRRSPVLL, encoded by the coding sequence ATGGAAAATTTTGTGTATCTGTTGGAGCCAGAAAGTGCGATCTTTCGCGCCGCTGAGCTCCCTGATCGCAACAGCATTGCATCGATCGCCGGTTTAATTGGCAGTGATCTTATTCAGATGATCCGCTTCGACGACATGCACTCGCTATTTGTTGGCGAAGAAGCTTTGCGAGTTGGGTTAACCGCCTTTACGATCTTTGACGGGTACCCGATCCCTCTTGCCGGGCAGATAGCGCTTTTGGGAGGCGATGGTAGTAAACCTTATCGTTCGCCGTCAATAACGATGACGGAAGCCGCGCGACGTTTTGAATGTTGCCGGCCGGTGCTTGATCCTGTGTTTGTTCCGATGGACCGAGTGGCGAACAAGGGCCTCATCGTTGCGGGCGCACTGGAAGGCCTGCAAGTGCGTATTGATCGCCGCTCCCCGGTGCTCCTATGA